The Streptomyces halobius genomic interval GGGCCGGGGGAAGTGCTGGTCGGGATCCGGGCCGCCGGGCTCTGCCACAGCGATCTGTCAGTGGTGGATGGGACGATTCCTTTCCCGGTGCCGGTGGTGCTGGGGCATGAGGGAGCGGGGGTGGTAGAGGCCGTAGGGGCCGGTGTTGCCCATGTGGCGCCCGGTGATCACGTCGCGTTGTCGACGCTGGCGAACTGCGGGACGTGCGCGGAGTGCGACCGTGGTCGGCCGACGATGTGCCGTAAGGCGATCGGAATGCCGGGGAAGCCGTTCCGGCGGGGCGGGGCTGAGCTGTTCAGTTTCGCATCGAACTCGGCCTTCGCGGAGCGCACGGTCGTCAAGGCGGTGCAGGCGGTGAAGATCGCCGAGGATATTCCGCTCACGTCGGCGGCGCTGATCGGATGCGGGGTGCTGACGGGCGTAGGGGCGGTGCTGAATCGGGCGACGGTGGACCGCGGGGACTCGGTGGTGGTGATCGGGGCCGGGGGTATCGGGCTCAATGTGCTCCAAGGGGCCCGGATCACCGGTGCGTTGACGATTGTCGCGGTGGATGCCAACCCGGCCAAAGAGGCGGTGGCGCGGCGGTTCGGGGCGACGCACTTCGTCGATGCGTCGGCGGTGGCGGACACCGTCAAGGCGGTGAAGGAGATCCTGCCGACCGGTGCGGACCATGCCTTCGAGTGTGTGGGCAGCACCCGGCTCATCCGGCAGGCGGTCGATCTGCTGGACCGGCACGGTCAGGCGGTGCTGCTGGGGGTGCCGCCGGTCGGCGCGGAGGCGTCCTTCCTGGTGTCGTCGATGTATCTGGACAAGTCGATCCTGGGCTGCCGTTACGGGTCGTCGCGGCCGCAGCGGGACATCGCGTTGTACGCCCGGCTGTATCAGGAAGGGAGGCTGCTGCTGGACGAGTTGGTGACCAGGACGTATCCGGTGGAGGACTTCGCCAAGGCGGCTGACGATGCGCTTCATGGGCGGGTGGCGCGGGGGGTGTTGA includes:
- a CDS encoding Zn-dependent alcohol dehydrogenase, with translation MKGVMFDGEQPRVVDDLEVRDPGPGEVLVGIRAAGLCHSDLSVVDGTIPFPVPVVLGHEGAGVVEAVGAGVAHVAPGDHVALSTLANCGTCAECDRGRPTMCRKAIGMPGKPFRRGGAELFSFASNSAFAERTVVKAVQAVKIAEDIPLTSAALIGCGVLTGVGAVLNRATVDRGDSVVVIGAGGIGLNVLQGARITGALTIVAVDANPAKEAVARRFGATHFVDASAVADTVKAVKEILPTGADHAFECVGSTRLIRQAVDLLDRHGQAVLLGVPPVGAEASFLVSSMYLDKSILGCRYGSSRPQRDIALYARLYQEGRLLLDELVTRTYPVEDFAKAADDALHGRVARGVLTFGPSAAIG